From a single Nostoc sp. MS1 genomic region:
- the murQ gene encoding N-acetylmuramic acid 6-phosphate etherase, giving the protein MANLQERGHLLTEQVNPLSLNLDQLSALELVELFNNEDQKAVAAVAAAKAEIAEAIERTADRLRQGGRLFYIGAGTSGRLGVLDAAECPPTFCTPPELVQGIIAGGAGALIRSSEDLEDRAEDGDAAIAQRHITQLDVVVGITAGGTTPFVHGAINAARQRGALTIFIACVPVEQVDFTADIDIRLLTGPEILAGSTRLKAGTVTKLTLNILSTGVMVKLGKVYGNRMVDVAVTNQKLRDRALRILQDLTGLSREAAGYLLERSGKWVKLALVMHWTGLDKDAGNQLLSDHQGNLREAVASYKNQNNS; this is encoded by the coding sequence ATGGCAAATTTGCAGGAACGCGGGCATTTACTGACGGAACAAGTCAATCCACTCAGCCTGAACTTAGACCAACTCAGTGCTTTAGAGTTGGTGGAGTTGTTTAATAATGAAGACCAAAAGGCAGTGGCGGCGGTGGCGGCGGCTAAGGCAGAGATTGCTGAGGCTATTGAACGAACAGCTGATCGCTTGCGTCAGGGAGGACGCTTGTTTTACATTGGTGCTGGTACAAGTGGTAGGTTAGGCGTATTAGATGCTGCTGAGTGTCCACCAACTTTTTGTACACCACCAGAGTTGGTGCAAGGAATTATTGCTGGTGGGGCTGGCGCACTTATACGTAGTTCTGAGGATTTAGAAGACCGTGCGGAAGATGGCGACGCGGCGATCGCACAACGTCATATCACCCAACTTGATGTCGTCGTCGGGATTACGGCTGGTGGAACTACTCCTTTTGTTCACGGTGCAATTAACGCCGCTCGTCAACGCGGAGCCTTGACAATTTTCATCGCTTGTGTACCTGTAGAGCAAGTAGATTTTACGGCTGATATTGATATTCGTTTGTTAACAGGGCCAGAAATATTGGCAGGTTCCACTCGTCTTAAAGCTGGTACTGTCACCAAACTAACTTTAAATATTTTATCTACTGGCGTAATGGTCAAACTGGGTAAAGTTTATGGCAATCGCATGGTGGATGTAGCAGTCACAAATCAAAAATTACGCGATCGCGCTTTACGCATTTTACAAGACCTCACTGGGCTAAGTCGGGAAGCAGCAGGTTACTTGTTAGAACGTAGTGGTAAGTGGGTAAAACTGGCGCTTGTTATGCACTGGACAGGCTTAGATAAAGACGCAGGTAATCAACTTTTATCAGACCATCAAGGAAATCTTCGAGAAGCTGTTGCTAGTTATAAAAACCAAAATAATTCGTAA
- a CDS encoding sensor histidine kinase: MQKSPWFFFSRIAVSVFFAESFIMLSFLVLPKIPDIVETLLDATLLTLMITPSLYFFCYLPLSKEISKRAIIEKELRNSENYLKQRTQKLEQTMQQLQQAPKLLLAEKISGLGQVVAGVAHEINNPINFIYANLPHVREYGESLVDIIQLYQRIYPQVDNEIASSVAESDLDFTIQDLPKLLSSMQAGADRIRKIVLALRNFSRFDEAKVKAVNIHDGIDSTILLLQYRLKSKIGNSQIKIVKNYSKLPLVKCEPGQLNQVFMNIINNAIDVLQQENANVDISELENHVGIITISTQRVDQDWVQISIKDNGPGITEENRAHLFEPFFTTKPVGQGIGLGLSISYQIITHHHGGRLECVSQPGRGAEFIIQMPLSSLTSSLEDLDARTKEIVGL, translated from the coding sequence ATGCAAAAATCTCCCTGGTTTTTCTTCAGCAGAATTGCAGTTTCTGTATTCTTTGCTGAGTCATTTATCATGCTGTCTTTTCTGGTTTTACCAAAGATTCCAGATATAGTCGAGACATTGTTGGATGCCACTCTTTTAACATTAATGATTACGCCATCGTTATATTTTTTCTGCTATCTTCCTTTATCTAAAGAAATATCTAAACGGGCGATTATAGAAAAGGAGTTACGAAATTCAGAAAATTATTTAAAACAAAGAACTCAAAAGCTAGAACAAACTATGCAGCAACTTCAGCAAGCACCCAAACTGTTATTAGCAGAAAAAATTTCTGGACTTGGGCAAGTTGTTGCAGGTGTGGCTCATGAAATTAATAATCCGATTAATTTTATCTATGCTAACCTCCCGCATGTTCGTGAATATGGTGAATCTCTTGTAGATATAATTCAACTTTACCAAAGAATTTACCCCCAAGTAGATAATGAAATAGCTAGTTCAGTAGCGGAATCTGACCTGGATTTTACTATCCAAGACCTGCCAAAACTTTTATCATCTATGCAGGCAGGAGCAGACCGTATTCGCAAAATTGTATTAGCATTACGTAATTTTTCCCGCTTTGATGAAGCTAAAGTAAAAGCTGTAAATATTCATGATGGGATTGATAGTACTATATTATTACTCCAGTATAGGCTCAAATCTAAAATAGGAAATTCTCAAATTAAAATTGTCAAAAATTACAGTAAATTGCCGTTGGTGAAATGCGAACCAGGGCAATTAAACCAAGTTTTTATGAATATTATTAATAATGCGATTGATGTTTTACAACAAGAAAATGCAAATGTAGATATTTCAGAATTAGAAAATCATGTTGGTATCATTACAATATCTACCCAAAGAGTAGATCAAGATTGGGTACAAATTAGTATTAAAGACAACGGCCCCGGTATTACTGAAGAAAATAGAGCGCATTTATTTGAGCCGTTCTTTACCACAAAACCAGTAGGGCAAGGAATTGGACTGGGATTATCTATCAGCTACCAAATTATTACTCATCATCATGGAGGTAGATTAGAGTGTGTTTCCCAACCGGGGAGAGGAGCAGAATTTATTATTCAGATGCCATTGTCTTCATTAACATCAAGCTTAGAGGATCTAGATGCACGTACCAAGGAAATTGTTGGTCTTTAA
- a CDS encoding MFS transporter, which translates to MPQKSAALRFVILLGFVSLCADATYEGARSITGAYLQVLGASGTVVGLVAGFGELIGYGLRLVIGYLSDQSRKYWGITTLGYILNTAVVPLLAFAGRWEAAAGLMMAERTGKAIRTPPRDALLSHGVSQIGRGFGFGLHEAMDQTGAVMGPLAVAAMVYFQGEYRHSFTILIVPAVLGLIVLLVLQFLYPNPSDFEEETDEQKQQEGLPRIFWIYLGAVAIIAAGYADFPLIAFHFQKSNIATGQTIPLFYALAMGVDAIAALIFGYLFDRLGISILIIAAFLSCLFAPLVFLGNSQLALLGIAFWGIGMGAQESILKAAIAGMVPMNKRATAYGIFSTGYGLSWFLGSALMGILYDHSLMTLIIFSSATQLLAIPFFAWVKLKADPGVMSQLTVDS; encoded by the coding sequence ATGCCACAGAAATCAGCCGCTTTGAGGTTTGTAATTTTATTAGGTTTTGTAAGTCTTTGTGCCGATGCTACTTATGAAGGGGCGCGGAGTATTACAGGGGCTTATTTACAAGTTTTAGGCGCTAGCGGCACTGTGGTCGGGTTAGTTGCTGGTTTTGGTGAGTTAATTGGCTATGGTTTGCGTTTAGTCATTGGTTATCTCAGCGACCAATCACGCAAGTATTGGGGAATTACAACATTAGGTTACATCTTGAACACTGCCGTTGTACCGCTTTTAGCTTTTGCTGGAAGATGGGAAGCAGCCGCAGGATTGATGATGGCGGAACGTACTGGTAAAGCTATACGTACTCCCCCCAGAGATGCGCTGCTTTCCCACGGTGTCAGTCAAATTGGCAGAGGCTTTGGCTTTGGTTTACATGAGGCAATGGATCAAACTGGTGCAGTTATGGGGCCTTTGGCTGTGGCTGCAATGGTTTATTTTCAGGGAGAGTATCGTCACAGCTTTACGATTTTGATTGTACCTGCCGTCTTGGGGTTGATAGTGTTGTTAGTACTACAATTTCTGTATCCGAATCCCAGTGATTTTGAAGAGGAAACTGACGAACAGAAACAACAAGAAGGTTTACCCCGGATATTTTGGATTTATTTAGGTGCAGTGGCAATTATTGCGGCTGGATATGCAGATTTCCCGCTCATTGCTTTCCATTTTCAAAAATCAAACATTGCTACAGGACAGACTATACCTCTGTTTTATGCCTTAGCTATGGGTGTAGATGCGATCGCAGCTTTAATTTTCGGCTATTTATTCGACAGGCTAGGCATTTCCATTTTAATTATCGCGGCATTTCTCTCATGTCTATTCGCCCCATTAGTATTTTTAGGAAATAGCCAACTAGCACTTTTAGGCATAGCATTTTGGGGTATTGGTATGGGGGCGCAAGAGTCGATTTTAAAGGCGGCGATCGCAGGTATGGTTCCCATGAATAAACGCGCCACCGCTTACGGCATTTTCAGCACTGGTTATGGTTTATCTTGGTTTTTGGGTAGCGCTTTAATGGGTATTTTGTACGACCATTCCCTCATGACACTGATTATTTTCTCATCTGCAACCCAACTTTTAGCCATTCCCTTCTTTGCCTGGGTGAAATTAAAAGCTGATCCAGGAGTGATGAGTCAGTTGACAGTTGATAGTTGA
- a CDS encoding DUF3110 domain-containing protein, producing the protein MITPMRVFVLIFNANTENEGIHTVRVADASGGKLRNKILMFESQDDAVRFALMLEAQDFPTPTVEAIDAEEIKAFCESAGYDWEFIPENSDLILPPEINVEDTDWQPDGQYDDEDTDDEIFEADQVPPAQETEFSAAELEKIRRKLEGLL; encoded by the coding sequence ATGATTACGCCAATGCGGGTTTTTGTTTTAATTTTTAACGCTAATACGGAAAACGAAGGTATTCATACGGTTCGTGTGGCCGATGCCTCCGGCGGCAAGCTACGCAATAAAATTCTCATGTTTGAATCTCAAGATGATGCTGTTCGTTTTGCCCTGATGTTGGAAGCCCAAGACTTCCCTACTCCCACGGTAGAAGCAATTGACGCTGAGGAAATTAAGGCGTTTTGTGAAAGTGCTGGTTATGATTGGGAGTTTATTCCTGAAAACAGCGACTTAATACTTCCCCCGGAAATTAATGTGGAAGATACTGACTGGCAACCTGATGGTCAGTATGATGACGAGGATACTGACGACGAAATTTTCGAGGCTGACCAAGTACCACCGGCACAAGAAACTGAATTTTCTGCTGCTGAATTAGAGAAGATTCGGCGCAAACTGGAAGGATTGTTGTAA
- the modB gene encoding molybdate ABC transporter permease subunit: protein MPFDLSPLWISLKTSLLATFITFFLGIAAAYWMLSYRGKGKSLIEGIFVAPLILPPTVVGFLLLLFFGKNGPVGKLMQPFDLTIVFTWYGAAIAATVVSFPLMYKTALGAFEQIDSNLLRVARTLGANELIIFWRISLPLAFPGIVAATTLAFARALGEFGATLMLAGNIPGQTQTIPMAIYFAVEAGATDEAWFWSIVIMAISLSGILAVNFWQELRANRGQGKQESRRAGEQGSKGAGDEVALLSESASGAELLVDIEKCLPSFHLKVAFTTDEQPLGLLGGSGAGKSMILRCIAGIETPTKGRIVLNGRVLFDAEQGINLPSRDRRIGFLVQNYALFPHMTVAQNIAFGLPKGLSTNSIRMQVEQQLVAMQLQGLGDRYPHQLSGGQQQRVALARALASQPEALLLDEPFSALDTHLRSQLEQQMTQTLAEYQGASLFVTHNMEEAYRICPNLLVLEDGSPVHYGSKYDIFEHPATVSVAQITGCKNFSSAVIHSTQEIEAIDWGCKLKVIEPIPKGLSHVGIRAHQITFTKNINQENTFPCWLTQTSETPHRMTLFLKLHSPANSSQDYYLQAEVFKEKWLTIKDQQFPWYVHLDPLSLMLMKTMASE, encoded by the coding sequence ATGCCATTTGATTTGTCGCCCCTGTGGATATCACTCAAAACATCTTTACTTGCCACATTCATCACCTTCTTTTTAGGAATTGCTGCTGCATATTGGATGCTGAGTTATCGGGGCAAGGGCAAATCATTGATTGAGGGTATCTTTGTCGCACCTTTGATTTTACCACCTACAGTTGTCGGCTTTTTGCTACTGCTGTTTTTTGGGAAAAATGGCCCAGTCGGCAAACTAATGCAGCCTTTTGACTTGACTATAGTTTTTACATGGTATGGGGCAGCGATCGCAGCGACAGTTGTTTCTTTTCCCCTGATGTATAAAACTGCTCTGGGAGCTTTTGAACAAATTGATAGTAATTTGCTACGGGTAGCGAGAACCCTTGGAGCAAACGAATTAATTATCTTTTGGCGTATCAGTTTACCTTTGGCATTCCCAGGAATTGTAGCTGCGACAACTTTAGCTTTTGCCCGTGCTTTGGGTGAATTTGGTGCAACCTTGATGCTGGCGGGTAATATCCCTGGACAAACGCAAACAATCCCAATGGCGATTTATTTCGCTGTAGAAGCAGGGGCAACTGACGAGGCATGGTTTTGGTCGATTGTGATTATGGCTATTTCCTTATCGGGGATTTTAGCTGTTAACTTTTGGCAAGAATTAAGGGCTAACAGGGGGCAAGGGAAACAAGAGAGTAGGAGAGCAGGAGAGCAGGGGAGCAAGGGAGCAGGGGATGAGGTGGCTTTGTTATCTGAGTCGGCTTCTGGGGCGGAATTGTTGGTGGATATTGAAAAGTGCCTGCCGAGTTTTCATTTAAAAGTGGCTTTTACTACTGATGAGCAACCTTTGGGGTTGTTGGGTGGTTCAGGCGCAGGTAAAAGTATGATTTTGCGGTGTATTGCGGGGATTGAAACACCGACAAAAGGGCGGATAGTATTGAATGGTAGGGTATTGTTTGATGCAGAACAGGGAATTAACTTACCCAGTCGCGATCGCCGCATTGGTTTTTTGGTACAGAACTATGCCTTATTTCCCCACATGACGGTGGCACAAAACATTGCTTTTGGCTTACCTAAAGGCCTATCAACTAACAGTATACGAATGCAGGTAGAACAGCAACTTGTGGCCATGCAGTTACAGGGATTAGGCGATCGCTATCCGCACCAACTTTCTGGCGGACAACAACAAAGGGTAGCATTAGCTAGGGCATTAGCTAGTCAACCAGAAGCTTTACTTTTGGATGAGCCATTTTCTGCCCTTGATACCCACCTGCGTAGTCAATTAGAACAGCAAATGACCCAAACCTTGGCAGAGTATCAAGGCGCTTCTTTATTCGTCACCCATAACATGGAAGAAGCCTACCGCATTTGCCCGAATTTATTAGTGTTAGAAGATGGTAGCCCAGTGCATTATGGTTCTAAATATGACATTTTTGAGCATCCTGCTACTGTAAGTGTTGCTCAAATTACCGGATGTAAAAATTTTTCTAGTGCAGTTATCCATTCAACACAAGAGATAGAAGCCATTGATTGGGGTTGCAAACTCAAAGTGATAGAACCTATTCCAAAAGGACTATCTCATGTCGGTATTCGCGCCCATCAAATTACTTTTACCAAGAATATCAACCAAGAGAATACCTTTCCCTGTTGGTTAACGCAAACAAGTGAAACTCCCCACCGGATGACACTATTTTTAAAACTTCATTCCCCAGCAAATAGCTCCCAAGATTATTATTTACAAGCAGAAGTATTTAAGGAAAAATGGCTAACTATTAAAGACCAACAATTTCCTTGGTACGTGCATCTAGATCCTCTAAGCTTGATGTTAATGAAGACAATGGCATCTGAATAA
- a CDS encoding PAS domain-containing protein codes for MAQPLTVLIIDDCVEDRVAYRRYLQQDQKYRYTILEQETGEKALQLCGQCQPDVILLDFLLPDLDGLEFLTELQKLVKGAMPAIVMLTGYGNEAIAVQAMKSGVYDYLVKGETTAERLRSTISSAIVQGQLRQELYRSEEKLRETQKFIERIAETTPGILYVYDLLEQCNVYLNGQVNKLLGYSAEAIQALGNKFLVQLMHPDDFIKLPQLFQQFNSAKDEDIIEHEYRMRHANGKWCWFSSRNSVFVRNDDGSPRQIVGTAFDITSRKQTEEELRSSNERFRLAAAAVNAMIYELDLETNTVARTEGLIRILGYSPEEVPANLEWWQEQIHPEDKETLIQQFHNLPVNQNFYTFEYRVRHKNNQYIYVLDQGVITKNQHGQPVRIIGSTTDITEQQLALRDRQLAEVALRQSEAKFRRIVDSNIVGIYFGDASGQIYEANDAFLAMMGYSRSELEAGVLRWDLMSPPEYQDLDQNKIHELLTYGACTPFEKEYLHKDGYRIPILLGLAEIEGKEEKGYAACFVLDLTQSKSAEAALRQSEERYRHLSNVIPQLVWIKNNQGECEYVNQRWCEYTGLTQEQAIGLGWQQVIHPDDIAAIQQAWMQGMKTEQPYEQEIRCRKHDGSYRWHLARAVPITDETGRILRWFGTSTDINDRKQLEAERNRLLQLEKAARAEAEAANRTKDEFVAMVSHDLRSPLNSILGWSQLLRTRQFDEATFTRALETIERNAQSQSKLLEDLLDMSRLLRGKLKLECNQVDLAAIINVAIETAYPSAQAKNIHLESVIDESVPLISGDINRLLQVLGNLLSNAIKFTPAKGQITVKLLQANTDTQITVTDTGIGISPDFLPYVFERYRQADRQNQQGGLGLGLTIARYLVELHGGTIHVTSPGEGEGTTFIIKLPLCRS; via the coding sequence TATTGATGATTGTGTTGAAGACCGCGTAGCTTATCGCCGCTATCTCCAGCAAGACCAAAAGTATCGCTATACCATTTTGGAGCAAGAAACAGGGGAGAAAGCACTACAGTTATGTGGGCAGTGTCAGCCTGATGTAATTTTACTAGATTTTTTGCTACCAGACCTAGATGGACTAGAATTTTTGACTGAGTTACAAAAGCTCGTAAAAGGAGCTATGCCAGCTATAGTCATGCTAACTGGTTATGGGAACGAAGCGATCGCCGTTCAAGCGATGAAAAGCGGTGTCTACGACTATTTGGTCAAGGGCGAGACAACAGCAGAACGTTTACGCTCAACTATTTCCTCAGCAATTGTACAAGGGCAATTACGCCAAGAACTCTATCGTAGTGAGGAGAAATTACGAGAAACCCAGAAATTTATTGAGCGTATTGCCGAAACAACGCCAGGGATTTTATACGTTTATGACTTGCTAGAGCAGTGTAATGTTTATCTTAACGGTCAGGTTAATAAGCTATTAGGTTACAGTGCCGAAGCAATCCAAGCTTTGGGAAACAAATTTCTCGTCCAGTTAATGCACCCTGATGATTTTATTAAGCTACCCCAATTATTTCAACAATTTAACTCAGCTAAAGATGAAGATATTATAGAGCATGAGTATAGGATGCGACACGCCAATGGTAAGTGGTGTTGGTTTAGCAGTCGTAATTCTGTATTCGTGAGAAATGATGATGGTTCACCACGCCAAATAGTGGGTACGGCTTTTGATATCACCTCTCGCAAGCAGACGGAGGAAGAACTGCGATCTAGTAATGAGCGTTTCCGACTAGCCGCAGCCGCCGTTAATGCAATGATTTATGAATTGGATCTGGAAACAAATACAGTCGCCAGAACAGAGGGATTGATACGGATTTTAGGCTACTCTCCAGAGGAAGTTCCAGCAAATTTAGAATGGTGGCAAGAGCAAATCCATCCTGAAGATAAAGAAACTTTGATTCAGCAATTCCATAATCTTCCAGTGAATCAAAATTTTTATACTTTTGAGTATCGAGTCCGTCACAAAAATAATCAGTATATCTATGTATTAGATCAAGGAGTAATTACTAAAAATCAACATGGGCAACCAGTGCGGATAATTGGCAGTACAACAGATATCACCGAACAGCAACTAGCACTGCGCGATCGCCAACTTGCGGAAGTAGCACTGCGTCAAAGTGAAGCTAAATTCCGTCGCATTGTAGACTCTAACATCGTTGGCATTTATTTTGGTGACGCTAGCGGTCAGATATACGAAGCAAACGATGCTTTTTTGGCAATGATGGGTTATTCTCGCTCTGAATTAGAAGCTGGCGTTTTGCGTTGGGATTTGATGTCGCCACCAGAATACCAAGACCTAGATCAGAACAAAATTCACGAATTACTAACTTACGGAGCTTGTACCCCTTTCGAGAAGGAGTATTTGCACAAAGATGGCTATCGGATACCTATTTTATTAGGACTGGCCGAAATTGAAGGTAAGGAGGAGAAAGGTTACGCAGCCTGCTTTGTCCTGGACTTAACTCAAAGCAAAAGTGCCGAAGCAGCCTTACGCCAAAGTGAAGAACGCTACCGTCATTTATCCAACGTCATACCGCAACTTGTTTGGATTAAAAACAATCAAGGTGAATGCGAATACGTCAATCAAAGATGGTGTGAATATACTGGGCTAACTCAAGAGCAAGCCATTGGCCTTGGCTGGCAACAAGTCATTCATCCAGATGATATCGCCGCCATTCAACAAGCTTGGATGCAGGGGATGAAGACTGAACAACCTTATGAACAAGAAATACGTTGTCGTAAACATGATGGCAGTTATCGCTGGCATTTAGCCAGAGCCGTTCCCATTACAGATGAGACAGGAAGGATTTTGCGATGGTTCGGCACAAGTACAGATATTAATGATCGCAAGCAATTAGAAGCGGAACGGAATCGCCTATTGCAACTAGAAAAAGCCGCCCGTGCAGAAGCGGAAGCCGCCAACCGCACAAAAGATGAGTTTGTCGCTATGGTATCTCATGATTTGCGATCGCCACTCAATTCTATTTTAGGTTGGTCACAATTGCTACGCACCCGCCAGTTTGATGAAGCCACATTCACCCGTGCATTAGAAACCATCGAACGCAACGCCCAATCACAATCAAAACTCCTAGAAGACTTACTAGATATGTCTCGTCTTCTCAGGGGTAAGTTGAAGTTAGAATGTAATCAAGTAGACCTAGCTGCCATTATAAATGTAGCAATTGAGACGGCTTATCCTTCAGCCCAAGCAAAAAATATTCATTTAGAATCAGTAATAGACGAATCAGTTCCCCTAATTTCTGGGGATATCAACCGTTTATTACAAGTTTTAGGTAACTTGCTATCAAATGCTATCAAGTTTACCCCTGCTAAGGGACAAATTACCGTTAAGCTACTACAAGCAAACACTGACACACAAATTACTGTTACTGATACAGGTATTGGTATTAGCCCAGATTTTTTACCTTACGTTTTTGAACGTTACCGCCAAGCAGACAGGCAAAATCAACAAGGCGGTTTAGGGCTGGGCTTAACGATCGCTCGTTATCTTGTCGAATTACACGGTGGTACAATTCATGTCACCAGCCCAGGTGAAGGGGAAGGTACTACTTTTATAATTAAGTTGCCGTTGTGTAGGTCATAG